The nucleotide sequence agtacCAATACACAATAATTTAATGCACATTATAAGCCTATAACCAATAAAACATGAACCATATTCATATGTTGTAGTTCATGCTCACAACAGCGATTGTATTGTGTCGGAATTCACTTTGATGTTTTTGACTTTTTTGGCTCtatagtttatatttttgtttatttttgacaaTGATCCATTAAGTTATCATCAAGCCGAGATGTTTTAAAATCACTGCCATTATAATTTACCCTAGGTGACACCGAAAGAGtccctaaaaatatttttatccaaGAGTCTGGAAATACCTGTGTGTCGAATTGAAGAGGAAACATTCCAGCTGCGTGAGTTTGAATGAACATTTGAATTTCAGATTCATTAGGTGATTTACCAATAGTGTTCTGTCTCAACATCATACCATCTACTGTTAATTACCTGTTCTTCAGTTCTCTGATCACCGTTATAATTGCTTGAGGATATTTTGCACATATTAAGCCAGATTGCTGAGTCAAGATTGCCAAAGagctttttcttttattgttagcgttcctgttttttttatttatttatttatgttgccaCCTACAATGACCCTGAAATGTTTATGGTTTATGCTTGTTTTCTACCACATACAGATCGATTTTCAGATGAGTCTGTATCTGTTGCTGAAAAGGTCAAAATGGTAAGCATGTATTGATcagttgtaaattattattttatgtgtattATCCTACTTTGTAGAGTTGAGTTTAGCATATGAAGAATGATGCGTAACCATTTAtggaaatatataaatttatataattattattgacagaatgtcataaaatataatataatataataaatataatatataaatataataatgtaaacaaCAGCTTGACACTGGAGGAATTCTGCTCATGTTCTGAGTGAGTCATTATATCAAAATAACTATAATTAGCCAAATAACTAACTTTGTATTTCACATTATCCCTCAGTTACTGAAATGTACCCAATTACTGTTCTTTATAGGCACAGAACAGGAAAGAATATGTGACTTTACCTGAAGCTGTCAGTAAAAAGATCACAGAATGGGTCAAATCTACTGCCAAAGTTAGAGGTTAGTGAGctcttttattttctatttattatgattataattatttttattttgaacgttgattttaaaattacatatttttattccgAAGATCTTTGGTTACTTTGACATCTCTTGATTTTGCTTTCaataataagaatattaaaaatgagtagaatattCACAGTTGGAACAGTAACCATACGCATTCGAAAATTCTTACCAGTGTCTGTTACTGAATTTATGAGTGGTACTAATATTTGTTTTTTCCTTTGTATTTTACTATTTCATACTTTGtataaattgtttgtgtgtgcTACAGTATAAACTCATCCTCATGATTTATATATGTCCTTCCCCAAACCCAGATTCACCTGCACCTCCCACTGATGCTACAGAACCTGCAGTATCTCCTGTCATAGATGAGGACAGTCAGACCACAGATGAAGCAGGTGAAGCAGCAGCAGCTCAGCTGAACTTCAGTGATTCCCCCAATGATGCTACAGAACCTGGAGTATCTCCCGTCATAGAGGAGGCCGATCTGCTTCATCAGACCACAGATGAAGCAGCAGGTGAAGAAGCAGTAGCCCAGCTTAACTTCAGTGATTCTCCCACTGATGCTACAGAACCTGGAGTATCTCCTGTCATAGATGAGGACAGTCAGACCACAGATGAAGCAGGTGAAGCAGCAGCAGCTCAGCTGAACTTCAGTGATTCCCCCAATGATGCTACAGAACCTGGAGTATCTCCCGTCATAGAGGAGGCCGATCTGCTTCATCAGACCACAGATGAAGCAGCAGGTGAAGAAGCAGTAGCCCAGCTTAACTTCAGTGATTCTCCCACTGATGCTACAGAACCTGGAGTATCTCCTGTCATAGATGAGGACAGTCAGACCACAGATGAAGCAGGTGAAGCAGCAGCAGCTCAGCTGAACTTCAGTGATTCCCCCAATGATGCTACAGAACCTGGAGTATCTCCCGTCATAGAGGAGGCCGATCTGCTTCATCAGACCACAGATGAAGCAGCAGGTGAAGAAGCAGTAGCCCAGCTTAACTTCAGTGATTCTCCCACTGATGCTACAGAACCTGGAGTATCTCCTGTCGTAGAGGAGGACAGTCAGACCACAGATGAATCAGCAGGTGATTCAGCAGCAGCTCAGCTGAACTTCATTGATTCTCCTGCTGATGCTACAGAACCTGAAGTATCTCCCGTCGTAGAGGAGGCTGATCTGCTGCTTCATCAGACCACAGATGAAGCAGCAGCCGCTCAGCTGAACTTCAGTGATTCTACTGCTGAATGGCAGAACCCTGATGCTCCTAAAAAGACTAAGAAGACAGAACAGATGCAGTTAATACAATTTCTGGAAAATCAGTTTAATACCATGAACAACACCCTAAAGTCAATTGATTTGTCTTTAAAGAAGCTGGTGGAAAACCAGTCACAACACACACCGCCTCAATATATCTATCTAATTCCTGCTGATTTAGAAAATACCCAGATTAATTCCTTAATCAAGAAGGAGCCAGTCAAAGAAGGTGGGGGTAGTACTGAGCAAGCAGAACTGTGATCTGGGAGGttatcaataaatatattattattattattattattattattaaagctgcagtaggtaacttttgtaaatatatattttttacatatttgttaaacctgtcattatgtcctgacagtagaatatgagacagataatctgtgaaaaaaaatcctattgccatttgcagttacggacagctcccggtaagaaacaaccaatcagagctgcggtccgtaactttgtttgtgttcaaaatgtagaaaaatgaatataataagtgagtacaccatgaatccattttccaaaccgtgtttttggcttgtcctgaatcactagggtgcacctataataagtgtttatattcggactattttagattgcttcgggggtaccgcggcggagtaacccagtacctttgtgattcttcatagacataaacagagagaagtagttccggctacgatgttcttccgcaagacgcaagcagttctgtttattaaccgctagagcgtcaaaagttccctactgcagctttaagtttgTTTCAGCATAAGAAACTAATTCATACCGGTGTTAAACAACTTGAGTAAATGACTTGAGTAAATGACTTCCGAAATTTTTTGTATCGAGTCCAATTCCGATTCCTGGTCCTGGAATCGATGGAAATTGATTCCAAGAATCGGTTCTTCACTTTGGTGAGGAAAGAATCTCACCATGATGATTGCAGAATAGGTCGTAGTGTCGTTCTCATAATATGAAgctttatttgtatgtgtatgtgtgtgtgtgtgtgtgtgtgtgtgtgtgtgtataatgataCTGTATGCAAATAAAGCAATAAACTCCGTGAAGCagtggtttacagtgaatgtaTAACAGTTAAGGGGCGTTGTTATTAAAcgcaaaaaaaaactttagctgTTAAAAATttactgtaaaccacagcttaacggggcttattgcttttataaaatggtatTCCACATACATTGTAaagtttcacagaataaaaaagaGCAAAGCTAATGATGGctgatagaaatgtaaaaaaaaatagtattttaaattttaataagatTAAGACCCTAGATAATGTCATGATCTCTTCTGTTGTGCACATGGACTGTATGGTCTTCTGAATcctgtacattttgtaaaaaggATACTGAAACGGTCTTACATCTTTTCTTtgaatgtatgtacagtatgtgaaggtttttttgtgtgttttttttgtgattgatgtggaaaatgtatttaatatgttGAGTGGAATTAAAATTTGCACAGAAATTTTCAAGCCGCAAACAACAAGAACTATGGGCATCGTCAGAGAATTACATTTCTcttctttattataattatacatgtATACTCCCTttccgttgtttttttttttttttatgtgtgaatCAAATGTGCTTTAATTTCATTGATACGAATGTTACTTTTAATGCTCTTCATATCTTATGATGCTTTGGAATCATTTAGAACagtatttgtgaaatatttgtatttgggtcaaagacgttaagatgtccgcatcaaaagaaatgtacaa is from Carassius auratus strain Wakin chromosome 28, ASM336829v1, whole genome shotgun sequence and encodes:
- the LOC113046750 gene encoding uncharacterized protein LOC113046750 isoform X2 is translated as MHGELFTDSEQDWSSSTESDWMSETGKGKGKQGVKRKLNQQNGYKKKMERTKNSSLPGVDLTDIFQEIRKKDQLAVHCGKLAGRLYRIKYDNGEKCISCKGKWFTPSMFEKFGGKGHHKKWKSSIYYNPSNGFQQFKLLELIQNGCLSEFGQLRSNREGTSKGLFSKTLETPICGIEEETIQLDSFSDESITVAERVKMNRRESVIVAETFREKFTEPVESTAIAREPAVSRQLRESIREVTPKESLKIFLSKSLEIPVCRIEEETFQLHRFSDESVSVAEKVKMAQNRKEYVTLPEAVSKKITEWVKSTAKVRDSPAPPTDATEPAVSPVIDEDSQTTDEAGEAAAAQLNFSDSPNDATEPGVSPVIEEADLLHQTTDEAAGEEAVAQLNFSDSPTDATEPGVSPVIDEDSQTTDEAGEAAAAQLNFSDSPNDATEPGVSPVIEEADLLHQTTDEAAGEEAVAQLNFSDSPTDATEPGVSPVIDEDSQTTDEAGEAAAAQLNFSDSPNDATEPGVSPVIEEADLLHQTTDEAAGEEAVAQLNFSDSPTDATEPGVSPVVEEDSQTTDESAGDSAAAQLNFIDSPADATEPEVSPVVEEADLLLHQTTDEAAAAQLNFSDSTAEWQNPDAPKKTKKTEQMQLIQFLENQFNTMNNTLKSIDLSLKKLVENQSQHTPPQYIYLIPADLENTQINSLIKKEPVKEGGGSTEQAEL
- the LOC113046750 gene encoding uncharacterized protein LOC113046750 isoform X1; amino-acid sequence: MLTLLQWMHGELFTDSEQDWSSSTESDWMSETGKGKGKQGVKRKLNQQNGYKKKMERTKNSSLPGVDLTDIFQEIRKKDQLAVHCGKLAGRLYRIKYDNGEKCISCKGKWFTPSMFEKFGGKGHHKKWKSSIYYNPSNGFQQFKLLELIQNGCLSEFGQLRSNREGTSKGLFSKTLETPICGIEEETIQLDSFSDESITVAERVKMNRRESVIVAETFREKFTEPVESTAIAREPAVSRQLRESIREVTPKESLKIFLSKSLEIPVCRIEEETFQLHRFSDESVSVAEKVKMAQNRKEYVTLPEAVSKKITEWVKSTAKVRDSPAPPTDATEPAVSPVIDEDSQTTDEAGEAAAAQLNFSDSPNDATEPGVSPVIEEADLLHQTTDEAAGEEAVAQLNFSDSPTDATEPGVSPVIDEDSQTTDEAGEAAAAQLNFSDSPNDATEPGVSPVIEEADLLHQTTDEAAGEEAVAQLNFSDSPTDATEPGVSPVIDEDSQTTDEAGEAAAAQLNFSDSPNDATEPGVSPVIEEADLLHQTTDEAAGEEAVAQLNFSDSPTDATEPGVSPVVEEDSQTTDESAGDSAAAQLNFIDSPADATEPEVSPVVEEADLLLHQTTDEAAAAQLNFSDSTAEWQNPDAPKKTKKTEQMQLIQFLENQFNTMNNTLKSIDLSLKKLVENQSQHTPPQYIYLIPADLENTQINSLIKKEPVKEGGGSTEQAEL